Proteins from a single region of Marinitoga sp. 1197:
- a CDS encoding carbohydrate ABC transporter permease: protein MKKKTKYNLETLILLSPYLILFAIFGIFPIAYSFFMSFTNYTGLNPHYDLIGLSNYIKAFNDEIFLIALKNTFIFVVGTIPFTTIFSLLLAILINSKLLPVKNLFKAGFFLPSVISMVVISTIWMYLYSANGFFNNMLTLLGFKSLGTSWLASTKTALISIMIMDIWAAIGYYTILFLAGLQSIPNEVYEAASIDGATKTQTFFSITLPLLKPTMFFIISLNTIRSFQIFAEIFTMTEGGPSNSTQTVVHYLYETSFRQFDMGYASAIAYILMAIIMIFTVIQKHLLRSDI, encoded by the coding sequence ATGAAAAAGAAAACAAAATACAATCTTGAAACTCTTATATTACTATCTCCATATTTGATTCTATTTGCAATTTTTGGGATATTTCCCATTGCCTATTCTTTTTTTATGAGTTTTACAAATTATACAGGATTAAATCCTCACTATGATTTGATTGGACTATCTAATTATATAAAAGCTTTTAATGATGAAATATTTTTAATAGCCTTAAAAAATACTTTTATTTTTGTTGTTGGAACAATTCCTTTTACAACGATATTTTCACTTTTACTTGCTATCTTAATAAATAGCAAATTATTACCTGTAAAAAATTTATTTAAAGCTGGATTTTTTTTACCTTCTGTAATTTCAATGGTTGTAATATCGACAATATGGATGTACCTGTACAGTGCTAATGGCTTTTTTAATAATATGCTTACTCTTTTAGGATTTAAATCTCTTGGTACAAGTTGGTTGGCCTCAACAAAAACTGCTCTAATTTCAATTATGATAATGGATATATGGGCAGCTATTGGATATTATACCATATTATTCTTAGCAGGATTACAAAGTATTCCAAATGAAGTTTATGAAGCTGCTTCTATAGATGGTGCAACAAAAACTCAAACTTTTTTTTCTATAACTTTACCATTATTAAAACCAACTATGTTTTTTATAATTTCTTTAAACACTATTAGGTCTTTTCAAATATTTGCTGAAATTTTTACTATGACTGAGGGAGGCCCCTCAAATTCAACTCAAACTGTAGTTCATTATCTTTATGAAACTTCATTTAGGCAATTTGATATGGGATATGCCTCTGCTATAGCTTATATATTAATGGCTATTATTATGATTTTTACTGTAATTCAAAAACATCTTCTCAGGAGTGATATATAA
- a CDS encoding carbohydrate ABC transporter permease, producing MKRFIFLFFMFILLIISLFPLLTMFFTAIVPQGNLNNIVTEKFLNDFETKYIRYIKRKIKTYNGTKISIVKDSPVSTQSLKIEISPEKNQKVALLTGDLDLRISKGIELYAKLPDIDDFNIEFYDIDGNSYSFPIEINGDLNKWDKIFISLTNVKKIDLKHITKIAFSFYSKKSAYIYIDDIKIKYKFPTLMNFVIVWKENNFGRYMFNSLLIAILVVLGNIIFSTTVAYAFARREFFGKNFLFLIVLATMMIPPQVTIIPIFILMKNFGWIDTYYSLIIPFLVTPFGIFLLKQYIEQLPIELEQAAYVDGANTFQILFHVIFPLSKPAIAVMGINTFITSWNMLFYPLVMTSSKNMRTVQVGLALFQKFNQVDWPILMAASSIIGIPVIIAFLIFQKHIISGITQGAVKG from the coding sequence ATGAAACGATTTATATTTTTATTTTTTATGTTTATATTACTTATAATTTCTTTATTCCCTTTATTAACAATGTTCTTTACAGCTATTGTACCTCAGGGGAATCTAAATAATATTGTTACAGAAAAATTTTTAAATGATTTTGAAACAAAATATATTAGATATATAAAAAGAAAAATTAAAACTTATAATGGAACAAAAATAAGTATAGTTAAAGATTCTCCAGTTTCAACTCAAAGCTTAAAAATAGAAATTTCTCCTGAGAAAAATCAAAAAGTTGCTCTGTTAACAGGCGACCTTGATTTAAGAATATCAAAAGGGATTGAATTATATGCAAAACTCCCAGACATTGATGATTTCAATATAGAATTTTATGATATTGATGGAAATTCCTACTCATTTCCAATTGAAATAAATGGTGATTTAAATAAATGGGATAAAATTTTTATTTCTTTGACTAACGTTAAAAAAATAGATCTTAAACATATAACAAAAATAGCATTTTCTTTTTATTCTAAAAAAAGTGCTTATATTTATATAGATGATATAAAGATTAAATATAAATTTCCAACTCTAATGAATTTTGTTATCGTATGGAAGGAAAATAATTTTGGAAGATACATGTTCAATAGTTTGTTAATTGCTATTCTTGTTGTATTAGGAAATATTATATTTTCCACAACTGTTGCTTATGCATTTGCACGAAGAGAATTCTTTGGGAAAAATTTTTTATTTCTAATTGTATTAGCTACAATGATGATTCCTCCTCAGGTAACTATAATTCCAATATTTATTTTAATGAAAAATTTTGGATGGATAGATACATATTATTCCCTAATTATTCCTTTTTTAGTTACACCATTTGGAATATTTTTATTAAAACAGTATATAGAACAATTACCTATTGAATTAGAACAAGCTGCATATGTTGATGGCGCTAATACATTTCAAATCCTTTTTCATGTAATATTCCCACTTTCAAAGCCAGCTATAGCTGTAATGGGGATAAATACCTTTATTACATCATGGAACATGCTTTTTTATCCTTTAGTAATGACTTCCTCAAAAAACATGAGAACAGTTCAAGTTGGTCTTGCTTTATTTCAGAAATTCAATCAAGTCGATTGGCCAATATTAATGGCAGCATCTTCTATAATAGGAATTCCTGTAATAATAGCATTTCTAATATTTCAAAAACATATAATTTCTGGAATAACTCAAGGGGCGGTGAAAGGATGA